A stretch of the Acyrthosiphon pisum isolate AL4f chromosome A2, pea_aphid_22Mar2018_4r6ur, whole genome shotgun sequence genome encodes the following:
- the LOC100159745 gene encoding alpha-protein kinase 1, whose protein sequence is MNHYFWTSSLLLFAAVQYSAVAFKIPGLSSSSSSSSINRTPPARGPAANAGGHRGPESEYMGPVFIIRELDKDKGEYDAFVTTGGIQEVRPPPMSDRSLPPQHGKPSAARDDEDAEHFGVLVTPETVKRLDRDEKLRASSINVTMAVLLSAASSRMPWLLVLHRKQYPHLFEYQQQQPQHQYQVHPPQQQQQQPHPQQQSQQYQQQHQQQQQQQQLPQYLQPAQSDSVQVDSGVPGLQHPQIPQRRRYQMDRQRRAILYSSPDDSRAPLTMAFEQELLSTMCYNFVRDYYSSPKPSSSEQSPRLPITLVDADYGRGEDRREREPEPEQYVRYRPDVYLDADAYAAAATAPSGREQQSPPQPQPQLSQTSSTVRPEERSDGIVVGMEIPKRVS, encoded by the exons ATGAACCACTACTTTTGGACTTCGTCGTTGTTGCTCTTCGCCGCCGTGCAGTACTCGGCCGTCGCGTTCAAGATACCAG GGTTATCATCCagtagcagcagcagcagcattAACCGGACGCCACCTGCTAGGGGACCCGCGGCCAATGCTGGTGGCCACAGAGGACCGGAATCCGAATACATGGGACCGGTGTTCATAATCAGAGAGCTGGACAAGGACAAGGGAGAGTACGACGCGTTCGTGACGACCGGCGGCATACAGGAGGTGAGGCCGCCGCCGATGAGCGACAGGTCGCTGCCACCGCAGCATGGCAAGCCGTCCGCGGCCAGGGACGATGAGGACGCCGAGCACTTTGGCGTGCTGGTCACGCCCGAAACGGTCAAGCGGCTGGACCGGGACGAAAAGCTGAGGGCGTCGTCCATCAACGTGACCATGGCAGTGCTCCTGTCGGCCGCCTCGTCGCGGATGCCCTGGCTGCTGGTCCTGCACCGCAAACAGTATCCGCACCTATTCGAGTACCAGCAACAGCAGCCCCAGCACCAATACCAGGTGCACCCGCcgcagcaacagcagcaacagccTCACCCGCAACAGCAGTCGCAACAGTACCAGCAACAGCAccaacaacagcagcaacagcaacagctgCCGCAGTACCTTCAGCCAGCGCAGTCCGACTCGGTTCAGGTCGACAGCGGCGTGCCGGGGCTCCAGCACCCGCAAATCCCGCAGCGCCGGCGGTACCAGATGGACAGGCAGCGCCGCGCCATTCTGTACTCGTCACCCGACGACAGCCGAGCGCCGCTGACGATGGCGTTCGAGCAAGAACTGCTGTCCACCATGTGCTACAACTTCGTCCGGGACTACTATTCGTCGCCGAAACCTTCATCCTCCGAACAGTCGCCCAGGCTACCGATCACCCTGGTCGACGCCGATTACGGCCGCGGCGAGGACCGACGAGAGcgggaaccggaaccggaacagTACGTCCGGTATCGGCCAGACGTCTACTTGGACGCAGACGCTTATGCGGCCGCGGCCACAGCCCCTTCCGGCCGCGAGCAACAATCGCCGCCGCAGCCGCAACCTCAGCTGTCGCAGACATCGTCCACGGTCCGGCCGGAAGAACGGTCCGACGGCATCGTCGTCGGCATGGAGATCCCAAAACGCGTTTCCTAG